A window of the Lolium perenne isolate Kyuss_39 chromosome 7, Kyuss_2.0, whole genome shotgun sequence genome harbors these coding sequences:
- the LOC127313288 gene encoding uncharacterized protein — protein sequence MPTASALSCSLLTATIVYSFLTLFAPTCSIATTATFVDEPNKDLEALLCLKRHLSNNPKTLASWNDTLQFCSWPGVTCGKKHASRVTGLDLESLGLDGQIPPCIGNLTFLTTIHLRDNLLTGGIPSEVGHLRRLVKLSLQSNNLTGAIPSSLSACSSLGSIDLGSNSLNGEIPTGLANCLNVTNIFLDRNELHGSIPYGFGMLPKLSVLFLASNNLTGSIPYSIGSSSSLNYVVLTNNSLTGGIPPPLANSSSLLVLDLERNDITGEIPPALLNSLTLTTINLARNNFWGSIPPFSQFSPLETLYLSNNNLSGSIPSSVGNSSSLQSLLLAANHIQESIPLTLSRIPNLQLLDLTDNNLSGPVPASLYNISTLTYLGMGTNSLVGEIPANFGNTLPNIQSFFVHGNKFHGRIPASMANATDLKKISLHDNAFSGIIP from the coding sequence ATGCCTACTGCAAGCGCTCTCAGCTGCTCCCTCCTCACGGCCACCATCGTCTACTCTTTCTTGACGCTCTTTGCCCCAACTTGTTCAATAGCTACTACTGCCACATTCGTTGATGAACCCAACAAAGACTTGGAGGCCCTCCTCTGCCTCAAGCGCCACCTCTCCAACAATCCCAAAACACTCGCCTCTTGGAACGATACCCTCCAGTTTTGCAGCTGGCCCGGCGTCACCTGCGGCAAGAAGCACGCATCTCGTGTCACGGGACTTGACCTTGAATCGCTAGGCCTGGATGGACAAATACCACCCTGCATCGGCAATCTCACTTTCCTCACAACGATCCACCTCCGGGATAATCTGCTGACCGGCGGGATCCCATCTGAGGTAGGCCATCTGCGTCGCCTTGTCAAACTAAGCCTTCAGTCCAACAACCTTACGGGTGCAATACCCAGCTCTTTGTCTGCCTGCTCAAGTCTTGGGTCCATTGATCTTGGGAGCAACTCCCTCAACGGGGAAATACCCACGGGTTTGGCCAACTGTTTAAATGTCACAAATATCTTCCTAGATAGGAACGAGCTTCATGGAAGCATTCCATACGGGTTCGGCATGCTTCCTAAGCTTTCAGTTCTGTTTCTTGCTAGCAACAACTTGACGGGCAGTATTCCTTATTCAATTGGAAGCAGCTCATCACTCAACTATGTCGTCCTGACAAACAACAGCCTAACTGGAGGTATCCCACCTCCTCTAGCAAACAGTTCATCACTTCTAGTGCTAGACTTGGAAAGAAATGACATCACTGGAGAGATACCTCCAGCTCTCCTTAACAGCCTCACTCTTACAACCATAAATCTTGCACGAAACAATTTTTGGGGGtctattccacctttctcacaatTTTCACCACTGGAGACTCTCTACCTATCCAATAACAATCTCTCAGGCAGCATACCTTCCTCTGTAGGAAACTCTTCTTCCCTTCAGTCACTTTTGCTTGCAGCGAATCACATCCAAGAAAGCATTCCATTGACCTTAAGTAGAATTCCCAACTTACAATTACTCGACCTGACCGACAACAACTTATCCGGTCCCGTTCCCGCCTCTCTCTACAATATATCTACCCTCACATACCTTGGAATGGGAACCAACAGCCTAGTAGGGGAGATTCCAGCAAATTTTGGCAATACCCTCCCAAACATCCAAAGTTTCTTTGTTCACGGAAACAAATTTCATGGTCGCATTCCCGCATCAATGGCCAATGCTACAGATCTTAAGAAAATTTCTCTCCATGATAACGCATTCAGTGGCATTATTCCTTAA
- the LOC127313289 gene encoding probable LRR receptor-like serine/threonine-protein kinase At3g47570, which produces MDLSRNNLSGQIPDFFEAFSSMSLLNLSFNNLEGPVPTGGVFQNASKVFVQGNKELCAVSSPLKLPRCRTTASEHKHTSNILKIVGFSSLSLVLLSCIGFIFLKKRNKVKQETLPSIKGFKKIAYADIVKATNCFSLANLVGSGNYGSVYKGRIGSEEHAVAIKVFKLDQLGATKSFLAECEALRNTRHHNLVRVITVCSTIDRAGHDFKALVLEYMVNDNLKSWLHPAPHEHPLRRPLSLGSRIVRASLAEPIKRRTEKHEFSAPNSCLRAAGRRTEPVSKTEKQNILFFNFGLRSLFYASRFRTRKRQGFS; this is translated from the coding sequence ATGGATCTTTCTCGAAACAACTTATCTGGTCAGATTCCAGATTTCTTCGAGGCCTTCAGCTCCATGTCACTTCTCAATTTGTCATTCAACAACCTGGAGGGACCTGTACCAACTGGTGGGGTCTTCCAAaatgcaagcaaggtgttcgtcCAAGGGAACAAAGAGTTGTGTGCCGTTTCGTCACCATTGAAACTGCCACGTTGCCGCACAACTGCATCTGAACACAAGCACACCTCCAACATACTGAAGATAGTGGgattttcttctctttctttgGTCCTATTATCATGTATTGGATTCATTTTTCTGAAGAAGAGAAACAAGGTCAAACAAGAAACACTTCCATCCATCAAGGGGTTCAAGAAGATAGCATATGCTGATATAGTGAAAGCAACAAATTGTTTCTCTTTAGCCAACTTGGTTGGCTCAGGAAACTACGGGTCCGTGTACAAAGGTAGAATTGGGTCTGAAGAACATGCAGTTGCTATCAAAGTTTTCAAACTTGATCAACTTGGAGCAACAAAGAGCTTCCTTGCTGAGTGTGAGGCCTTGAGGAACACTCGTCATCATAATCTTGTAAGGGTGATCACTGTGTGCTCAACAATTGATCGTGCAGGACATGATTTCAAAGCTCTAGTGCTTGAATATATGGTCAATGACAACCTGAAAAGTTGGCTCCATCCAGCACCGCACGAGCATCCTCTGAGAAGGCCATTGAGCTTAGGTTCAAGAatagtaagagcatctctagcagagcccatAAAAAGGCGAACCGAAAAACACGAGTTCAGTgcaccgaactcgtgtttacgggcGGCAGGCCGCAGAACAGAGCCCGTATCGAAAACTGaaaaacagaatattctgtttttCAATTTCGGTTTACGCTCTCTGTTTTACGCCTCCAGGTTCCGAACCCGTAAAAGGCAGGGTTTTTCATAG